In Oceaniferula flava, one genomic interval encodes:
- a CDS encoding DUF1549 domain-containing protein, producing the protein MKNPLLPTRAIATVLTTVACLSLAPLADAKAFSQETVRSTSNEIDQLVAAYLQKSKVKANPVIDDATFMRRAYISIGGRIPTSEEAREFLTDTAKDKRKSLVDALVHSQGYQSQMFNFWADLLRLQTNDEKYGLGWHQWIRSAVENNMPYDQFVNEMLAAEGMAARNPAVGYYLRDRNMLLDNVSNTAQVFLGTQIGCAQCHDHPFDDLTQKQYFELAAFMGGTTYKSDAAEHLLRRLTTYTLKENGMELGDFRQGGDQKSRKKAMKNRGVAKKYARDYASLFKDFRRNATGTNASQQLRLPKDYQYNDGKPGEILTPKTYFGDAITNVAKDQRRKAFAGWVTSPSNPRFTKVIVNRLWAEVFGRGIVEPLDDWSETTRVSHPELLDYLCEVMKATDYDVQQFMRVLYHTRLFESAVASEQVKMGGSYDFRGPILRRMSAEEIHDSMLVLEFGNKDSSQNSSIQSQWQQYTQSTEKLFKMSLPELVALDEASDAQEKILYAARAENRKLKLAISKAKGAGEMDKVAKLERQLREGYRNMKRKMDSSGGNDMMAMMAMRNLRMRKAPMLRASEQPAPFRPGTFMRQFGASDRETSNASNQHASIPQALTLLNGKEIMTLTDGKGKLAREMRASATASQKLETLFLTIYGSMPTPAERERFEPLMGSPRQVQTLAKAMLNSKRFLFVQ; encoded by the coding sequence ATGAAAAACCCCCTCCTCCCCACCAGAGCCATCGCCACGGTGCTCACCACCGTGGCCTGTCTCAGCCTCGCCCCACTGGCAGACGCCAAAGCATTTTCTCAGGAAACGGTGCGCAGCACGAGCAATGAGATCGATCAGCTTGTCGCCGCCTATTTGCAGAAGAGCAAGGTAAAGGCGAACCCGGTCATCGATGACGCCACCTTCATGCGCCGGGCATACATTTCCATCGGTGGCCGCATTCCCACCTCGGAAGAAGCTCGGGAATTTTTGACCGACACCGCCAAGGACAAACGCAAGAGCCTGGTCGACGCCCTGGTCCACTCGCAAGGCTACCAGAGCCAGATGTTCAACTTCTGGGCAGACCTGTTGCGGCTGCAGACCAATGATGAAAAATACGGACTCGGTTGGCACCAATGGATTCGTAGCGCGGTGGAGAACAACATGCCCTACGATCAGTTTGTCAACGAGATGCTCGCAGCCGAAGGCATGGCCGCGCGGAATCCGGCGGTGGGCTATTACCTGCGCGACCGAAACATGTTGTTAGATAATGTCAGCAACACCGCCCAAGTCTTCCTCGGCACTCAGATCGGCTGCGCCCAGTGCCACGATCACCCCTTTGACGATCTCACTCAGAAGCAGTATTTCGAGCTCGCCGCCTTCATGGGAGGCACCACTTACAAGAGCGACGCCGCCGAGCACTTGCTGCGCCGACTGACCACTTACACCCTGAAGGAAAATGGCATGGAGCTCGGCGATTTCCGCCAGGGTGGCGATCAAAAATCGCGCAAGAAAGCGATGAAAAACCGAGGTGTCGCCAAGAAATACGCCCGCGACTACGCCAGCCTGTTCAAGGATTTCAGAAGAAACGCCACCGGCACCAATGCCAGCCAGCAACTACGCCTGCCGAAGGACTACCAGTACAACGATGGCAAACCGGGGGAGATCCTCACGCCCAAAACCTACTTCGGCGATGCCATCACCAACGTCGCTAAGGACCAGCGCAGGAAGGCATTTGCCGGTTGGGTCACCAGCCCCAGCAATCCACGCTTTACCAAAGTCATCGTCAATCGCCTCTGGGCCGAGGTCTTTGGTCGGGGCATCGTCGAGCCGTTGGACGATTGGTCGGAGACCACACGTGTCTCCCACCCGGAATTGTTAGACTACCTCTGCGAGGTGATGAAAGCCACCGACTACGATGTCCAGCAGTTCATGCGCGTGCTCTATCACACCCGCTTGTTCGAAAGCGCGGTGGCCAGCGAGCAGGTTAAAATGGGCGGCAGCTACGATTTCCGCGGCCCTATTCTGCGCCGCATGTCCGCCGAGGAAATCCACGACTCCATGCTGGTGCTCGAGTTTGGAAACAAGGACAGCTCACAGAACTCCTCGATTCAATCCCAGTGGCAACAATACACCCAGAGCACCGAGAAGCTGTTCAAGATGTCGCTGCCTGAACTGGTCGCTCTCGATGAGGCTTCCGATGCCCAGGAGAAAATCCTCTACGCCGCGCGCGCCGAGAACCGCAAGCTCAAGCTCGCCATCAGCAAGGCGAAAGGCGCAGGCGAGATGGACAAGGTCGCCAAGCTCGAACGTCAGCTGCGTGAAGGCTACCGCAACATGAAGCGGAAAATGGACAGCTCCGGCGGCAATGACATGATGGCGATGATGGCCATGCGTAACCTCAGAATGCGCAAGGCTCCCATGCTGCGCGCCTCCGAGCAGCCCGCCCCATTCAGACCCGGCACCTTCATGCGCCAGTTCGGTGCCTCCGATCGCGAAACGTCGAACGCCTCGAACCAACACGCCTCCATCCCCCAGGCGCTCACCCTACTCAATGGCAAGGAAATCATGACCCTCACCGATGGCAAAGGCAAGCTGGCCAGGGAGATGCGGGCGTCAGCCACCGCCTCCCAGAAGTTGGAAACGCTCTTCCTTACCATCTACGGCAGCATGCCCACACCGGCAGAGCGCGAGCGCTTCGAGCCGCTGATGGGCAGCCCCCGTCAGGTGCAAACCCTGGCCAAGGCCATGCTGAACTCCAAACGCTTTCTCTTCGTCCAGTAA
- a CDS encoding DEAD/DEAH box helicase codes for MTHPPGIDDLREFLASGDWKSLFSDSVLAAGFKAARAKRVTGTRAELLDTGDIEVVGTVIDPEGHQDESTLAFWLEEGRLQVDTDCTCPVRSGCVHSAAVLEHLSRPNRLEKAFGKLPENTPAPTQQLDAEKSPAPAESPSITFRLHIKRRPNNDDFPWLPETYATAIADYGTKSYPLDPAGNIARPRDRAAESNALNTLYALDLIPGAETPPVSLKKLPTVDEISTLWAPDSKQWQPSLYWQRFRHEGIAALEKRGWKVTLAHDVGHKPLAFNASTWKAEIVEEGRGWFHLSAGFEVDGEQIELQPVLATLVEYNFLEITRDLPDGQQFLIFLPDGRGLTLPVGRFRRILTHLGELMDFKFDGKKMRLHKVEAAAVAETLEQDLESETPEEIKTLALASKTPNKASTPVPNTLKAELRSYQEEGYQWMQFLANNELHGILADDMGLGKTMQTLTHILAEKEKGNTLPNLVVAPTSVVENWQREAAKFAPSLKVVILQGADRYQRYSQLPNCDIALTSYALLHRDLEPLSSQPFHLLVLDEAQHIKNPGAQVTTAVKQLDSRHRVCLSGTPVENHLGELWSLFEFLMPGLLGTSETFRETFRNPIEKDGNQQRADALAHKVGPLILRRTKDQVATELPPKTEIPHLIELGEHEKDLYETVRATMDKHVRQALAIRGQQAQMVFLDALLKLRQICCHPNLVDTGSLKTENLKPNTSSKFNYLTDLLATLKEEGRRVLIFSQFTSMLDIIEQHLVEQDTSYLKLTGATKNRQDLVEDFQAGKAEVFLISLKAGGTGLTLTNADTVIHYDPWWNPAAENQATDRAYRIGQDKPVFVHKLICQGTVEQRIQQMQEKKAGISDSILTASLNTLKLNDDILTNLLAPIHPTEG; via the coding sequence TGGCATTTTGGCTGGAGGAAGGGCGCTTACAGGTCGATACCGACTGCACCTGCCCGGTCCGCAGCGGCTGCGTCCACTCCGCCGCCGTGCTGGAACATCTCAGTCGGCCGAACCGACTTGAAAAGGCCTTCGGCAAGCTCCCTGAAAACACCCCTGCGCCGACCCAACAGCTCGATGCTGAAAAGTCCCCCGCCCCCGCAGAATCTCCATCCATCACCTTCCGCCTGCACATCAAACGCCGGCCGAACAACGATGACTTCCCCTGGCTCCCCGAGACCTACGCCACCGCCATCGCCGACTACGGCACGAAATCCTACCCGCTCGACCCCGCCGGCAACATCGCCCGACCACGCGATCGCGCCGCCGAGAGCAACGCGCTGAACACGCTCTACGCCCTCGACCTCATCCCCGGCGCCGAAACACCGCCAGTTTCGCTGAAAAAACTCCCCACCGTGGACGAAATCAGCACCCTCTGGGCTCCCGACTCGAAGCAATGGCAGCCGTCACTTTACTGGCAGCGCTTCCGCCACGAAGGCATCGCCGCACTGGAAAAACGAGGTTGGAAAGTCACCCTCGCCCACGACGTCGGACACAAGCCGCTCGCCTTCAACGCCTCCACCTGGAAGGCCGAAATCGTCGAGGAAGGTCGCGGCTGGTTCCACCTCTCGGCCGGATTCGAGGTCGATGGCGAACAAATCGAGCTGCAACCCGTGCTCGCCACCCTGGTGGAATACAATTTCCTCGAGATCACCCGGGATTTACCCGATGGCCAGCAGTTCCTGATCTTCCTGCCCGACGGCCGCGGGCTGACTTTACCGGTCGGTCGTTTCCGCCGCATCCTCACCCACCTCGGCGAGCTGATGGATTTCAAATTCGATGGCAAAAAGATGCGTCTGCACAAAGTGGAAGCCGCCGCCGTGGCCGAGACCTTAGAGCAGGATCTCGAAAGCGAAACGCCGGAGGAAATCAAAACCCTGGCGCTCGCCTCCAAGACACCAAACAAGGCCTCCACTCCGGTGCCCAACACCCTCAAAGCTGAACTCCGCAGCTACCAAGAGGAAGGTTACCAATGGATGCAATTCCTCGCCAACAACGAACTCCACGGCATCCTCGCCGATGATATGGGTCTGGGGAAAACCATGCAGACCCTGACCCACATCCTCGCGGAAAAGGAGAAGGGAAACACACTGCCCAACCTCGTGGTCGCCCCCACCAGTGTGGTGGAAAACTGGCAACGCGAAGCCGCCAAATTCGCCCCCTCACTCAAGGTCGTGATCCTGCAGGGGGCCGATCGCTATCAGCGCTACAGCCAGCTGCCGAACTGCGATATCGCCCTCACCTCTTACGCCCTGCTGCACCGTGACCTCGAGCCCCTTTCCAGTCAGCCCTTCCACCTCTTAGTGCTCGATGAAGCCCAGCACATCAAGAACCCTGGAGCGCAGGTCACCACCGCCGTCAAGCAGCTCGATTCACGCCACCGCGTCTGCCTTTCCGGCACCCCGGTGGAGAACCACCTTGGAGAACTGTGGAGCCTTTTCGAATTCCTCATGCCAGGCCTGTTAGGAACCAGCGAAACCTTCCGCGAGACCTTCCGGAACCCCATCGAGAAAGACGGCAACCAGCAACGCGCCGATGCCCTCGCCCACAAGGTAGGGCCACTGATCCTGCGCCGCACCAAGGACCAGGTCGCCACCGAACTGCCACCGAAAACCGAGATCCCCCACCTCATCGAACTCGGCGAACACGAAAAAGACCTCTACGAAACCGTGCGCGCCACCATGGACAAACACGTTCGCCAGGCGCTCGCCATCCGTGGCCAGCAAGCCCAGATGGTTTTCCTCGATGCCCTACTCAAACTCCGCCAAATCTGCTGCCACCCAAACCTCGTCGACACAGGCTCACTGAAGACTGAAAACCTCAAACCGAATACTTCCTCAAAATTCAACTACCTCACAGACCTCCTCGCCACCTTGAAAGAAGAAGGCCGCCGGGTGCTGATCTTTTCCCAGTTCACCTCGATGTTGGACATCATCGAGCAGCATCTTGTGGAGCAAGACACCAGCTATCTAAAACTCACCGGAGCCACCAAAAACCGCCAGGACTTGGTCGAAGATTTCCAAGCCGGCAAAGCCGAGGTCTTCCTCATCTCCCTAAAAGCGGGCGGCACCGGCCTCACCCTAACCAACGCCGACACCGTCATCCACTACGACCCCTGGTGGAACCCCGCCGCCGAAAACCAAGCGACCGACCGCGCCTACCGCATCGGCCAGGACAAGCCGGTCTTCGTTCACAAACTCATCTGCCAGGGCACCGTCGAGCAGCGCATCCAGCAGATGCAGGAAAAAAAGGCCGGCATCTCGGACTCCATCCTCACCGCCTCGCTCAACACCCTCAAACTCAACGACGACATTCTCACCAACCTGCTGGCCCCCATCCACCCGACCGAGGGGTGA